A genomic window from Phoenix dactylifera cultivar Barhee BC4 unplaced genomic scaffold, palm_55x_up_171113_PBpolish2nd_filt_p 000007F, whole genome shotgun sequence includes:
- the LOC103705422 gene encoding uncharacterized protein LOC103705422, with product MRNPWKRARAGGLSRLVSDLARPDHGASLVVQAGFPTSLADLVVKNRDRLKKPSRKKTPSSSSTRVPPVAAGEDAGRPAVRCSSGGAGGILEESLPYPVPSSIEIKTNASGSGFGLLVVNLLVLMVLAIERRKLVAGITVSAFALFLLDFMGLQVFAFLKRCSNARRSLYSAIGGLDLEGTERVCPIREVGVEGQVDLMPSNRNWEESSIDSDQGREILSERRDLAAGRNVGSSGNSKGKKFWRKFVPKKSLVSRKGKDEKELVSNSSSHSSRRGEFDSITEEDADEVVNGKGHKKDSNEEVLSFIASTEVTDFDKEEIGDASREIVLKTRSGVPQQFVFFVIVLFGLAGGKTTAVILSVSWCLFIKLTETVRKK from the coding sequence GTGGAAGAGGGCGCGGGCTGGCGGCCTCTCCCggctcgtctccgacctcgccaGGCCGGACCACGGCGCGTCGCTCGTCGTCCAGGCCGGCTTCCCCACCTCCCTCGCCGACCTCGTCGTCAAGAACCGCGATCGCCTCAAGAAGCCCTCCCGCAAGAAGACCCCCTCCTCCTCGTCCACTAGGGTGCCTCCCGTCGCCGCCGGCGAAGATGCCGGCCGTCCGGCGGTTCGCTGCTCCAGCGGTGGCGCCGGTGGAATCTTGGAGGAGTCCCTACCATACCCGGTTCCCAGTTCCATCGAGATCAAGACAAATGCGAGCGGGTCCGGATTTGGGCTTCTGGTGGTGAATTTGTTGGTTTTAATGGTTCTGGCGATCGAAAGGAGGAAGCTTGTTGCTGGGATCACGGTCTCGGCGTTTGCTCTATTTTTGCTCGATTTTATGGGGTTGCAGGTGTTTGCGTTCTTGAAGCGGTGCTCGAATGCGAGGAGGAGCTTGTATTCGGCGATCGGAGGATTGGATTTGGAGGGGACGGAGCGGGTTTGTCCTATAAGGGAAGTTGGGGTCGAGGGCCAGGTGGATTTGATGCCATCCAACAGGAATTGGGAGGAATCCTCCATCGATTCGGATCAGGGGAGGGAGATTTTGTCGGAAAGGAGGGATCTTGCCGCGGGCCGAAATGTTGGTTCTTCTGGTAATTCAAAAGGAAAGAAGTTTTGGAGGAAGTTTGTCCCGAAGAAGTCTCTTGTgagtagaaaaggtaaagaTGAAAAGGAGCTGGTCTCGAATTCTAGTTCCCATTCGAGCAGAAGAGGAGAATTTGATAGCATTACAGAAGAAGATGCGGATGAAGTGGTCAATGGAAAAGGACACAAGAAAGATAGCAATGAAGAAGTTCTGAGCTTCATTGCCTCCACTGAGGTCACAGATTTTGATAAAGAGGAGATTGGGGACGCGAGTCGAGAAATTGTTCTTAAGACTAGATCAGGAGTCCCTCAGCAGTTTGTTTTCTTTGTCATAGTTCTTTTTGGGCTTGCCGGAGGGAAGACCACAGCAGTCATTCTAAGTGTGTCTTGGTGTCTGTTTATCAAATTAACTGAAACCGTGCGTAAGAAATGA